The region CTGTTAATATAGAATACAAGAAAAAATGTTTTTGTTAGTCaatttcaaacttttttttttaaattttcatattattatgGCACTTGTACAAATGTTTTGTATGAAGAAGAACCAcatgtaatattaaaaaaaaaaagtaaaaacttTATAACTATTGTTCTAAAATAATTCTTGCTCATTCCTCTTTCCTCTTTTTATGACACCTTAGGGCGGTGGCAGAGTTGTACAGGCAAATAATACATGTTGAATAGAAAAGTACTTCAATCAAACACAAGACGTGACGCTACAAACAAATCTGGTAAAGCATCAAAGATATTCTGTTTAAATATATGcatttatgtatgtatgtaataCCCCACAAACGAAGTACTACTACTACATTAGAGGATATCAACGTCAGTGTCCAACTGTCCATCGATAATTACGTGAAAACAATCAAAAGAAAAAGCCAACCAAGGaactctttttttcttttatcacAATCACTTTCTTTCTTGTCATATATCTTTCGCAATAATTGAAAAACTAACGCATTTGAATCACATATTGGCATGTTATGTTGGGTTTTGAACAGAACAACAATAACCGAAATGAATGGGAGAAAAGTGATAATCATCATTCAACCAAAACAACTAATCTGAAATACAATattgcttcttcttcttcatacaCAAACTAGTAAAATGAGAATATCAACTCAGCCTCTCTAGTATTTTTAGACATAACATAGTTCATGGCTCAATCATACCAGACCAAAACATAGTGGGGTTAGCTTTTTCCTATGGCTTTCGAGGAGGTGAGCTACTGCTGGAGCTGTTGCTGCTGCTTCTTCCTCTCAACGGCCTGAACATGTAATACAATACACAACAGCTTAGGAAAAACACATCAAACTATATTGTGAATATCATTATATACAAGAAAAAAGATGAAACATTTAGAACGAAGGATAAAAGTTCACAAATAACAATAATAGGAATAGTAAATGTTACCTTCTAGGACTGCGAGACAATTTCCGGGTAATCTGTTTAATCAAATGAAACGATGTTATAAATTATCTAGCCAGCCAAGTATACTcgtaggaataaaataaacaatgcACTACCTTTCGAGGACTAGGTGATccagatgatgatgatgacctTCCGCGTCTTCCAGCTGGTCCTCGACCCCTGTGAAGACACACAACATAAAAACCAAGCAGGTTAGAATATGAAACAATAAGAAACAGCGTATGAATGAGGTTATGTTATCATATAAGTATTAAGGCAAAAAACAACCTTCTTGGTGATAATGATCTTGAGCGCGACCTAAGAGGCCTACGAACAGGAGAACGGCTACGTCTGCGACCTAGTGGAGATCTCCTAGGAGGACTACGGCGTCTTGGAGGTGAACTAAGTAAGaaacaaatattattaataagATGCAACAAATATAACAGAGCGCCAAATTCAATTAACTTGTAGATTTTAAGAGGAGttcaattaaaatatttaaaacaatTACCGCCGCCTTGGAGGAAGTGGAGACCGCCTACGAAGAGGACTGCCACGCATCCTTCTAGGAGGAGATGGTCTACCAAAAAAAACAGAGAgcttatttatacatatatactcAAAACTTGAAACACCAAATGTATATAATACTAGTGTCTGCATACCTAGGAGGAGGGGATCGGCGCCTTAGTGGAGGGGATGGGGAACGACCTCTTCCAGGAGATCCAATCCTCCTTCGTGGAGGTGTATCACCACGACGGTGAGGAGAATCAAGCCGACGTCGAGGAGGAGGAGAGTCACCACGACGGCGTGGAGAGTCAGGAAGTCGCCTGGGTGACCCACCTCTGCGGGGCACAGGAGATCTCTTTCGTGGTGAGAGTGGAGGTTTCCGGCGAGGAGAAGCTGAAATTAAGGGTAAAATGAAGTAGCAGTAAGTATAATTAGAAAAACAAGTACAACATTCAgatgtcataatcataaatccCATGATAAAAGCATAAGTTTCCTATTTTAATCGAGAATATTGAAAAAAACAAGTACAACATTCAGACATCATATCATGAATCCCATGATAAAAGCATACGTTCTCTTGGTCGTTTTGGCCCATCCTTATCAGCACTGACATTATCAACTTTAGGTACATCTCGCTTTGGAGGACCAGGGAGAGGCTTGGGAGGAGGTGAAACTTTCTGTCGCTGAGGTAATGTGAACCTTGCTCGAACTAGGTTCCCATCAATTTGAGCCTGTAATAAGGGTATACAAAAACATTATTTTTCCCAACATAATATcatcata is a window of Humulus lupulus chromosome 4, drHumLupu1.1, whole genome shotgun sequence DNA encoding:
- the LOC133829973 gene encoding serine/arginine-rich splicing factor SR45-like, whose protein sequence is MAKPSRGRRSPSGSISGSSSRSRSYSGSDSRSSSRSRSRSRSFSSSSSPSRSGSSRSRSPPVPKKSPSDTARRGRSPPPQSKKASPPPRKLSPIHESLVLHIDALTRNVHENHLREIFGNFGEVVNVELAMDRTVNLPKGYGYVEFKSRADAEKAQIYMDGAQIDGNLVRARFTLPQRQKVSPPPKPLPGPPKRDVPKVDNVSADKDGPKRPREPSPRRKPPLSPRKRSPVPRRGGSPRRLPDSPRRRGDSPPPRRRLDSPHRRGDTPPRRRIGSPGRGRSPSPPLRRRSPPPRPSPPRRMRGSPLRRRSPLPPRRRSPPRRRSPPRRSPLGRRRSRSPVRRPLRSRSRSLSPRRGRGPAGRRGRSSSSSGSPSPRKITRKLSRSPRRPLRGRSSSNSSSSSSPPRKP